Proteins from a genomic interval of Trifolium pratense cultivar HEN17-A07 linkage group LG6, ARS_RC_1.1, whole genome shotgun sequence:
- the LOC123891345 gene encoding 4-coumarate--CoA ligase-like 9: protein MEEDNNTRTVSSTTTTTTTTMDPKTGFNSISRTFQTLRPPLNLPPPHATISAATYILSLRHKSPFSSSTTLLIDSSTSHQLSYSNFIQRSKTLAKNLTLRGLTKHHTALILSPNIFQVPILYFALLSIGVVISPANPISTTSDISHFINLSKPVIAFTTSFCGNLPKLKLPLGTILIDSPEFDSLTTEEAKDDISTTTVLPEVSQSDVAAILYSSGTTGKSKGVMLTHRNLTATVAAYDAVRIPTESPAVSLVTVPFFHVYGFTILLKSVAMMETVVVMERFGLGKMLSVLERFRVTNLVVAPPVVVAMSKEGVTEGYDLSSLKSVVCGGAPLGKDNFDAFKAKFAQVSIIQGYGLTESTAGVIRIVGPEEASRAGTTGRLISGVEAKIVNSDTGEAMSPGEQGELWVRGPPIMKGYVGDPVATSDTLVDGWLRTGDICYFDNEGFVYVVDRLKELIKYKGYQVAPAELEQLLQSHPEIKDAAVIPYPDEDAGQVPLAFVIRQPQCSMGEAEIIDFVAKQVAPYKKIRHVVFVNSIPKNATGKILRKDLLNKILQQQTFPRL from the exons ATGGAAGAAGACAACAATACCAGAACCGTTagctccaccaccaccaccaccaccaccacaatgGATCCCAAAACCGGGTTCAACTCAATTTCCAGAACCTTCCAAACTCTAAGACCCCCACTAAACCTTCCACCACCACACGCCACAATCTCCGCCGCAACCTACATTCTCTCCCTCCGCCACAAATCCCCTTTCTCCTCCTCCACCACTCTCCTCATCGACTCATCCACATCTCATCAACTATCTTACTCCAACTTCATCCAACGCTCAAAAACCCTCGCTAAAAACCTCACTCTCCGCGGACTCACCAAACACCACACCGCATTGATACTTTCCCCAAACATTTTCCAGGTTCCAATCCTCTACTTCGCATTACTCTCTATCGGCGTCGTTATTTCACCCGCAAATCCAATTTCAACAACTTCCGATATTTCTCATTTCATAAATCTCTCTAAACCTGTAATCGCTTTTACGACGTCGTTTTGTGGAAACCTTCCGAAACTGAAACTACCTCTCGGAACGATTCTCATTGACTCGCCCGAGTTTGACTCACTCACCACGGAAGAAGCTAAAGATGATATTTCGACGACGACAGTGTTACCGGAGGTGAGTCAATCTGATGTGGCGGCGATTCTGTATTCGTCGGGGACTACAGGGAAATCGAAAGGTGTGATGCTTACACACCGGAATTTAACGGCCACGGTGGCGGCGTATGACGCTGTTCGGATTCCGACGGAGAGTCCTGCGGTGTCTTTGGTAACGGTACCGTTTTTTCATGTGTATGGTTTTACAATTCTGTTGAAATCTGTGGCTATGATGGAAACGGTTGTGGTGATGGAGAGATTTGGATTGGGGAAAATGTTGAGTGTTTTGGAGAGGTTTCGAGTGACAAATCTAGTGGTGGCGCCGCCGGTTGTGGTGGCGATGAGTAAAGAGGGAGTGACGGAAGGGTATGATTTGTCGTCGTTGAAAAGTGTTGTTTGTGGTGGTGCTCCGTTGGGAAAGGATAATTTTGATGCTTTCAAAGCAAAATTCGCTCAAGTTTCCATTATTCAG GGATATGGCTTAACTGAGTCAACAGCCGGTGTTATCCGAATAGTAGGTCCTGAGGAAGCTAGCCGGGCAGGAACTACGGGTAGGCTGATATCAGGGGTGGAAGCTAAAATAGTGAACTCCGACACAGGAGAGGCAATGTCTCCAGGCGAACAAGGGGAACTTTGGGTTAGAGGACCTCCAATTATGAAAG GTTATGTTGGGGATCCAGTGGCAACTTCTGACACTTTAGTGGATGGATGGTTGAGAACTGGGGATATTTGCTATTTTGACAATGAAGGTTTCGTGTATGTTGTAGACAGGTTGAAAGAATTGATCAAATATAAAGGTTACCAG GTAGCTCCTGCAGAGCTGGAACAACTACTCCAGTCTCACCCAGAGATAAAAGATGCTGCAGTTATTCC ATACCCTGATGAGGATGCTGGTCAGGTTCCCCTAGCTTTTGTGATAAGGCAACCTCAATGCTCAATGGGTGAAGCAGAAATAATAGATTTTGTAGCCAAACAG GTTGCACCATACAAGAAGATAAGACATGTAGTATTTGTCAATTCCATACCAAAGAATGCAACTGGAAAGATACTAAGGAAGGACTTGTTGAATAAAATTCTCCAGCAACAAACTTTCCCTAGGTTATAA
- the LOC123891346 gene encoding translocase of chloroplast 34-like — protein sequence MTSAITRDWVGFNTFAAATQTQLLQLFKRLKDENVNKLTILVIGKCGVGKSSTINSILGEKAVTVNAFQSEGLSPVMVSRSRTGFILNIIDTPGLIEEGYINNQAMEIIKNFLLNKTIDILLYVDRIDTYRVDNLDTMVIRAITDSFGKEIWKKALIVLTHCQSSPPDGLSYDEFFSIRSQALVKVVQDGTRSKKYDTVASTIPFVLVENSGKCNKNVDDEKVLPNGIAWIPNLVKTIIEVAMNGCKSISVDKKLIEGPNPNDRGKRYIPLILAFQYFFVIKPIQRSIKRDIARH from the exons ATGACGTCTGCAATAACCCGAGACTGGGTGGGATTCAACACATTTGCAGCTGCAACTCAAACCCAATTGCTTCAATTGTTTAAAAGACTAAAAGATGag AATGTGAACAAGTTAACAATACTAGTGATAGGAAAATGTGGTGTTGGAAAATCTTcaactataaattcaattttaggaGAAAAAGCTGTTACTGTCAATGCTTTTCAG TCGGAAGGACTAAGTCCTGTAATGGTGTCGCGTTCAAGAACAGGATTCATACTAAACATCATTGACACTCCTGGGCTCATAGAAGAGGGATACATCAATAATCAGGCTATGGAAATTATTAAAAA TTTCCTTCTGAACAAGACCATAGACATTCTGCTTTATGTGGACCGTATCGATACTTATAGAGTGGATAACCTTGATACGATGGTCATCAGAGCTATAACAGATAGTTTTGGCAAAGAAATATGGAAAAAGGCTTTGATAGTTCTTACACATTGTCAATCTTCACCTCCAGATGGATTATCTTATGACGAGTTTTTTTCCATAAGATCTCAAGCACTTGTAAAAGTTGTTCAAGATGGTACTCGGTCGAAGAAATACGACACTGTG GCTTCTACCATTCCATTTGTTTTGGTTGAGAACAGTGGGAAATGTAACAAGAATGTAGATGATGAAAAG GTTCTTCCAAATGGGATTGCATGGATTCCTAATTTGGTCAAAACAATCATAGAAGTGGCCATGAATGGCTGCAAGTCTATTTCTGTTGATAAGAAGCTGATTGAAGGGCCAAATCCTAATGACAGAGGAAAGAGATATATTCCTCTTATACTTGCATTCCAA TATTTCTTTGTGATAAAGCCTATACAACGATCAATCAAGAGGGATATAGCGAGACACTAA
- the LOC123891349 gene encoding germin-like protein subfamily 1 member 7: MKVLCFLVSILALASSVAFAYDPSPLQDFCVAIQDPKDGVFVNGKFCKDPALVKAEDFFKHIEPANASNPLGSQVTPVAVDQLFGLNTLGISLARIDFAPKGLNPPHTHPRGTEILIVLEGTLYVGFVTSNQDKNRLFTKVLNKGDVFVFPIGLIHFQLNVGYGNAVAIAALSSQNPGTITIANALFKSNPAISDEVLAKAFQVDKSIIDYLQGQSWYDNN, translated from the exons ATGAAGGTTCTCTGCTTCCTAGTTAGTATCTTGGCTTTGGCATCATCTGTTGCCTTTGCATATGACCCCAGCCCTCTCCAAGACTTTTGTGTTGCAATCCAAGACCCTAAAGATGGTg TATTTGTTAACGGAAAATTCTGTAAAGATCCTGCTCTTGTTAAGGCTGAAGATTTCTTCAAACATATTGAACCTGCGAATGCATCGAACCCTTTGGGCTCTCAAGTAACTCCAGTCGCTGTAGACCAATTGTTTGGACTTAACACACTCGGCATATCTTTGGCTCGCATTGATTTTGCACCTAAGGGTTTAAACCCACCACACACTCACCCTCGAGGCACAGAGATCCTTATAGTCCTCGAAGGAACTCTTTATGTTGGATTTGTCACGTCCAATCAAGACAAGAATCGCCTTTTCACCAAAGTTCTCAATAAGGGTGATGTTTTTGTGTTCCCAATTGGTCTAATTCATTTTCAACTAAATGTGGGATATGGCAACGCTGTTGCAATTGCTGCACTTAGCAGTCAAAATCCAGGAACTATCACTATTGCAAATGCTTTGTTTAAATCTAATCCAGCCATTTCTGACGAGGTTCTTGCCAAAGCTTTTCAGGTGGATAAAAGCATAATTGATTATCTTCAAGGCCAATCTTGGTATGACAACAACTAG